Proteins from a single region of Candidatus Rokuibacteriota bacterium:
- a CDS encoding VOC family protein, which produces MARADRFGGGTVEFRVPDIRAGVAFYSRLFGRPPDFEPHTDFVEWEGFENFWFQLGEGEPRPTYSLRLRVNDIEAEIPRVEREVGARCSPVTRIPGLVAFCDFSDPWGNHLGLYQRLFVEQPRVPGGSFRDFGS; this is translated from the coding sequence ATGGCGCGAGCGGATCGGTTCGGCGGCGGCACGGTTGAGTTCCGCGTGCCGGACATTCGGGCCGGCGTCGCCTTTTACTCGCGGCTCTTCGGGCGACCCCCGGACTTCGAACCCCACACGGACTTCGTCGAGTGGGAAGGTTTCGAGAACTTCTGGTTTCAGCTCGGCGAGGGCGAGCCGCGACCGACGTACTCGCTGCGGCTCCGCGTGAACGACATCGAGGCCGAAATCCCGCGGGTCGAGCGCGAGGTCGGCGCGCGGTGCTCGCCCGTCACGCGGATCCCCGGGCTGGTCGCCTTCTGCGACTTCAGCGATCCGTGGGGGAACCACCTGGGCCTCTACCAGCGGCTCTTCGTGGAGCAGCCCCGGGTTCCCGGAGGAAGCTTCCGCGACTTCGGGAGCTAA
- a CDS encoding metal-dependent hydrolase produces the protein MERRDFLKLTGALTFTLATEKVWAQTSKVEVHWLGQAATKITTPTGKVIVIDPFLTNNPKTPAQYKNLDALGKVDVILVTHGHRDHVGNLGRTDGLSDAGELAKRTGAKIGGPYGLIFTMTDLGWVRPEQGIQFAKGGRVTPAGPQITITQVRAEHSSEVTFVDPATKKTITYPAGEPAGFIIEFENGFKLYHMGDTGLFGDMRFLGEYYKPDLILMPIGGNFTMDPRDAAYATKEVLKPKYVIPIHYGTFPVLKGTPQEYQAALGQTSTQVFPISPGDKLTF, from the coding sequence ATGGAGCGACGCGACTTCCTGAAGCTCACCGGCGCGCTGACGTTCACCCTCGCCACCGAGAAGGTGTGGGCCCAGACCAGCAAGGTTGAAGTCCACTGGCTGGGGCAGGCCGCGACAAAGATCACCACGCCGACCGGCAAGGTAATCGTCATCGACCCGTTCCTCACCAACAATCCTAAGACCCCGGCGCAGTACAAGAACCTGGACGCCCTGGGGAAGGTGGACGTGATCCTGGTGACCCACGGCCATCGGGATCACGTGGGAAACCTCGGGCGGACCGATGGATTGAGTGACGCCGGGGAGCTGGCCAAGCGGACCGGGGCGAAGATTGGTGGCCCCTACGGCCTCATCTTTACGATGACCGACCTGGGCTGGGTGAGGCCCGAGCAAGGCATTCAGTTCGCCAAAGGCGGGCGGGTGACGCCGGCGGGGCCGCAGATCACGATCACCCAGGTCCGCGCCGAACATTCCTCCGAAGTGACCTTCGTCGATCCGGCCACAAAGAAGACCATCACCTACCCCGCTGGGGAGCCCGCCGGGTTCATCATCGAGTTCGAGAACGGCTTCAAGCTCTACCACATGGGGGACACCGGGCTCTTCGGCGACATGCGCTTCCTCGGCGAGTACTATAAGCCCGACCTGATCCTGATGCCCATCGGGGGTAACTTCACCATGGATCCCCGGGATGCGGCCTACGCGACGAAGGAGGTGCTCAAGCCCAAGTACGTGATCCCGATTCACTACGGGACGTTCCCCGTGCTCAAGGGGACGCCGCAGGAGTACCAGGCGGCGCTCGGTCAGACCTCGACGCAAGTCTTCCCGATCAGCCCGGGTGACAAGCTGACGTTCTAG